The genomic region TGGCGCGCACGTCCGACCCGCCCTGCTTCTCGGTCATCGACATGCCGGCGATCAGGCCGCGCTTGGTGAGCGGTGCCTTGAGCCCGAAGTCGTACTCGCGGGCGGTGAGCAGCGGTTCGTAGCTCGCGGCCAGCTCGGGTGTCGTGCGCAGGGCGGGCACGGCCGCGTACGTCATCGAGACCGGGCAGCCGTGGCCGGCCTCGACCTGCGACCACACGTAGAAGCGGGCCGCGCGTTCGAGGTGGTTGCCGTCCACGTACGCGTGCAGGCCGTGGGTGACGGCGACGCCCATCAGCTCGTGCCAGGCGGGGTGGAACTCGACCTCGTCGACCCGGTGGCCGTACCGGTCGTGGGTGTGCAGCACGGGCGGGTGGGCGTTCGCGAGGCGACCGCGCTCCTGCCACCCGGCGCTTCCCGCGAGCCGGCCGAGCTCGTGCAGCTCGGCGTCGTCGACCCAGCTCAGCAGGGCGGGATCGTCGGCCACGTCGTGACCGGCAAGTGGCGGAACCTGGTTGGTCACCTCGTGCGTAGCCATGTCCCGCACGTTACTACTCGGCGGTAACTTTGGGCAGCCCCGCGCGCAGCACCGGCTGGAACGCCGCCAGGTCCGCGCCGACCGCCGCGGCTCCCGAGCGCACGCGGTCGTCCTGGGCTGGGTCGTCCGCGAGGGCACGGCAGGTCGCGAGCGCGGCGTCACGGTCGCGCTCGAACACCCCGAGCACGTCCCACAGCGCGGCGTACAGGTGGTCGTGCTGCTCGCCCTCGGCACCGGCGGTGGCGGCGCAGACCACCGCGAGGCCCGTCGCGTCGCCCCGGCGGAGCAACGCCTTGGCCGTGACGTCCGTGACCGCGGTGTCCTCCGCGTCGAGCACCAGTCCCAGCAGCACCTCCCGCGCCGCCGGCACGTCCGCGAAGCACGCCAGCCCGTGGCCCGCGTCCGCCCGGTCCCGCCACCGCGGGCTGTGAGCCAGTGCGATCAGGGCGGCCACCGCCGTGTCTCGTGCGTCAGTCATGTCCGGATGATCCCCCAACGGCGACTTTTGGCGGAAGCTCGGTGGCCCATTAGGACGTTTGGACGTGCCAACGGCGCTGACGAGGAATAACGTCCCTCTCGTGAGTGACCATGGGCACAGCTCGGCCGTGGCTGCGTTGACCGCGCAGTACGCCGCGATGCGCGAAGGTGCGCCGGTGCGGCTCGCGAAGAAGACGTCGAACCTCTTCCGGTTCCGCGCGGAGCAGTCCGGCGGGCTGGACGTGGGGAGGTTCGACCGGGTGCTGTCGGTGGACCCGGCCGGACGCACCGCGCAGGTGCAGGGCATGACCACCTACGAGGACCTCGTCGCGGCGACGCTGCCGCACGGGCTCATGCCGCTGGTGGTGCCGCAGCTCAAGACCATCACGATCGGCGGGGCGGTGGCGGGGCTCGGGATCGAGTCCACGTCCTTCCGCAACGGGTTGCCGCACGAGTCCGTGCGCGAGCTGGAGATCCTCACCGGTGACGGCGAGGTCGTGGTCGCGAAACCGGACGACGACCTGTTCCGGGCGTTCCCGAACTCCTACGGCACGCTCGGGTACGCGTTGCGGCTGGAGATCGAGCTCGAACCGGTGCGGCAGTACGTGCGGTTGCGGCACGTGCCGTTCGGGTCGTTCGAGGAGTGCGCGGCGGTCATCGAGGAGGTCTGCGAGGACGGGTCGGCCGACTTCGTCGACGGCACGGTGTTCTCCCGCGGCGAGATGTACCTGACGCTGGGGCACTTCGTCGACATCGCGCCCTACACGTCCGACTACACCGGCGACCAGATCTACTACCGCTCCATCCAGAAGCGGCGCACGGACCACCTGACGGTCCACGACTACCTGTGGCGGTGGGACACCGACTGGTTCTGGTGCTCACGGGCGTTCGGCGCGCAGAACCCGGTGGTGCGGAGGCTGTGGCCGAAGCGGTACCTGCGTTCGGACGTGTACCGCAAGCTGGTGGCCAAGCACCGGCGGCTGAGGCCGCGCACGGACGTGGAGCCGGTGATCCAGGACGTCGAGATCCCGGTGTCGACGCTGCCCGCGTTCCTCGACTTCTTCGACCGCGAGATCGGCATCTCGCCGGTGTGGCTGTGCCCGGTCCGCCTGCGCGACACCACGGGCTGGCCGCTGTACCCGATGGACCCGGACGTGCTGTACGTCAACGTCGGGTTCTGGTCGGAGGTCCCGGTGCGGCCGGGAGAACGGATGGGTGACCGCAACCGGCTCATCGAGCGCGAGGTGGCGCGGCTGGGCGGCCACAAGTCGCTGTACTCCGACTCCTACTACGAGGAGGACGAGTTCTGGCGGCACTACAACGGTTCGCACTACCGGTCCGTGAAGGCACGGTACGACCAGACGAACCGCCTGCCTGATCTGTACGCCAAGTGTGTCAGGGGACGATGAATGCGGTTGGCCTCTCTCTTTCAGCGCATCACCGGCGGCAACGACGTCCGCTTCCAGGCCTACGACGGCAGCACCGCCGGTCCGGCGTCCGCCCCGGTGTCCATCGACGTGAAAACCCCGGAAGCCCTGTCGTACCTGGCTTCCGCCCCCGGTGAGCTCGGTCTGGCCCGTGCCTACGTCACCGGTCACCTGGAGATCCTCGGCGACGTGCACGCGGGTCTCTCCCAGCTCTCCGAGCTCTCGCTGCGGGAGGTCCCGTGGCTGCAACGCGTCGAGCTGCTGCGCCTGCTCGGCCGCATCCGGCTGAACCACCGCGTGACCCCGCCGCCGCAGGAGACCCGCCTGCACGGCCTGCGCCACTCCAAGGCACGCGACCAGCAGGCCATCGCCCACCACTACGACGTCTCGAACCAGTTCTACGAGTGGATCCTCGGCCCGTCGATGGCCTACACCTGCGCCGTCTACCCGGCCACCGAGTCCACTTTGGAACAGGCCCAGTTCGCCAAGCACGACCTGGTGGCCCGCAAGCTGGGTCTCAAGCCGGGCATGAGACTGCTCGACGTCGGCTGCGGCTGGGGCGGCATGGTCATGCACGCGGCCCGCGAGTACGGCGTGCGCGCGATCGGCGTGACGTTGTCGCGCAACCAGGCCGAGTGGGCGCAGAAGGCGATCGTCGAGGCGGGCCTGTCCGACCTCGCCGAGGTGCGCCACCTCGACTACCGCGACGTGCGCGAGACCGGGTTCGACGCCGTGTCGTCCATCGGCCTGACCGAGCACATCGGCAAGGCGAAGCTGCCGGCGTACTTCGCTGCGCTGTACCGCAAGCTCAAGCCCGGCGGCCGGCTGCTCAACCACTGCATCACCCGACCGGACAACAAACAACGCGCGCTGTCGGGCCCGTTCATCAACCGGTACGTGTTCCCGGACGGCGAGCTGGTCGGCCCCGGCCACCTCGTGTCGCTCATGCACGACACCGGCTTCGAGGTGCGCCACGAGGAGAACCTGCGCGAGCACTACGCCCTGACGCTCGCCGCCTGGGGCCGCAACCTCGACGAGCACTGGGACGAGGCCGTGGACGAGGTGGGCGAGGCACGGGCACGGGTGTGGCGGCTGTACCTGGCGGCGTCGCGGCTGGGGTTCGACCGGAACAACATCCAGCTGCACCAGGTGCTCGGGGTGAGGCTGGACGGAACGGCGTCGCACATGCCGTTGCGCCCCGACTGGCTGTCCTGATCTTCGGCGGAGTCTCCGCCCTCGGCACGACAGGAGGGCCGCGGCACGATGCCGCGGCCCCACCCCCCCCGACAGGTTACTAGCTCAGCTGGTCCACGATCGTCTTCGCCGTGTTCGACGGGATCGCGAACCCGATCCCGACACTCCCGGCCTCCCCGCTGCTCGACGCCGGCGAGTAGATCGCCGAGTTGATCCCGACCAGCTCACCGGCCGCGTTCACCAGCGCGCCACCCGAGTTGCCGGGGTTGATCGACGCGTCGGTCTGGATCGCCTGGTACGACACGGAAGCCGCGCGGCGGGACTCGCCGGGCACGGTCACCTTGCGGTCCAGGGCGGACACGATGCCGGTGGTCACGGTGCCCTGCAGGCCCGACGGCGAGCCGATGGCCATGACGCCGTCGCCGATCTTGACGTCGTCCGAGTTCGCCCAGGTGATCGGGGTCAGGCCGGACACGCCGGAGGCCTGCAGCACGGCGAGGTCGGAGGACGGGTCGGTCGAGACGACGGTGGCGGGCACCTCGCGGCCGTCGTTCAGGGTCACGGTCACCGAGCCGCCGGCGGAGGCGACGACGTGGTTGTTGGTCAGGATCTTGCCGTCGGCGGAGAGGACCACGCCGGAGCCGAGGCCGTTGCCGACGTTGACCTGGACCACGGAGGGCAGGACCTTCGAGGCGACGGAGGTCCAGTCCGTTGTGGACTGGTTGGCGACCGTCTGCGCCACGACGGAGGTCGAGGCCTGCCGGCCGTCCGGTGAGGCGATCACCGCTCCGGTGACGCCTCCGAACAGGCCGGCGACGAGTGCCGCGGCGGTGAGCATCGGGGCCGTGCGGCGCCAGAACTTCGGCGCCGGCGCAACGGCTGGCTGCGGCTGAACCAGTGTCCCGCTCATCGCGGGGAAGCTCTGCTCGGTCATGGCTCAACGATGAGCCGCGTTCATGTGAGCAAGCTGTGCGGGAAGCCGTGCAAACGCTGATAAGAATTACGTGAGAAGCAGGTCGGTGACCTCGGCCGCGGTCAGCACCGAGCCGAAGTGCGGGCCCTGCCCGCCGGTCACGCCCAGCTCCGCCAGCCGGTCCGCCTCGACCTGCGTGCGCACCCCGTCGGCGTAGAGCGGCACGCGCAGGATCGACGCCCACCGCAGCAACGTCACCGAGGCGCTCTCCTCCACCCGGTTCGCGCCCTCGGCCAGGCCGTGCACCACGGAACCGGTGAACTTCACCCCGCTCAACGGGAGCAGCCGCAGCCGGTCGACGCCGACGTTGCCGCCGTTCACCTGGTCGAGCACCAGCCCGGTGCCGCGTTCGGCCAG from Lentzea guizhouensis harbors:
- a CDS encoding FAD-binding oxidoreductase, coding for MREGAPVRLAKKTSNLFRFRAEQSGGLDVGRFDRVLSVDPAGRTAQVQGMTTYEDLVAATLPHGLMPLVVPQLKTITIGGAVAGLGIESTSFRNGLPHESVRELEILTGDGEVVVAKPDDDLFRAFPNSYGTLGYALRLEIELEPVRQYVRLRHVPFGSFEECAAVIEEVCEDGSADFVDGTVFSRGEMYLTLGHFVDIAPYTSDYTGDQIYYRSIQKRRTDHLTVHDYLWRWDTDWFWCSRAFGAQNPVVRRLWPKRYLRSDVYRKLVAKHRRLRPRTDVEPVIQDVEIPVSTLPAFLDFFDREIGISPVWLCPVRLRDTTGWPLYPMDPDVLYVNVGFWSEVPVRPGERMGDRNRLIEREVARLGGHKSLYSDSYYEEDEFWRHYNGSHYRSVKARYDQTNRLPDLYAKCVRGR
- a CDS encoding SAM-dependent methyltransferase produces the protein MRLASLFQRITGGNDVRFQAYDGSTAGPASAPVSIDVKTPEALSYLASAPGELGLARAYVTGHLEILGDVHAGLSQLSELSLREVPWLQRVELLRLLGRIRLNHRVTPPPQETRLHGLRHSKARDQQAIAHHYDVSNQFYEWILGPSMAYTCAVYPATESTLEQAQFAKHDLVARKLGLKPGMRLLDVGCGWGGMVMHAAREYGVRAIGVTLSRNQAEWAQKAIVEAGLSDLAEVRHLDYRDVRETGFDAVSSIGLTEHIGKAKLPAYFAALYRKLKPGGRLLNHCITRPDNKQRALSGPFINRYVFPDGELVGPGHLVSLMHDTGFEVRHEENLREHYALTLAAWGRNLDEHWDEAVDEVGEARARVWRLYLAASRLGFDRNNIQLHQVLGVRLDGTASHMPLRPDWLS
- a CDS encoding S1C family serine protease, which codes for MTEQSFPAMSGTLVQPQPAVAPAPKFWRRTAPMLTAAALVAGLFGGVTGAVIASPDGRQASTSVVAQTVANQSTTDWTSVASKVLPSVVQVNVGNGLGSGVVLSADGKILTNNHVVASAGGSVTVTLNDGREVPATVVSTDPSSDLAVLQASGVSGLTPITWANSDDVKIGDGVMAIGSPSGLQGTVTTGIVSALDRKVTVPGESRRAASVSYQAIQTDASINPGNSGGALVNAAGELVGINSAIYSPASSSGEAGSVGIGFAIPSNTAKTIVDQLS